Proteins encoded by one window of Candidatus Obscuribacter sp.:
- a CDS encoding metallophosphoesterase, producing MRFALLADCHIGEERPYECVVRKLSRYALPFIDAIIGELGDSVDFIVQLGDLIEDGADVQGDIDNYRAGIAAFARAPVPVLHVFGNHEQVHLTVPQLCAIAGQNDGGAAAEISRPAASPYYSRIIAGYKLIVLFSSSIAHTDIHVDREQIEWLKQVLKEGTEPVLIFVHHPLDEQSLIGNVWFEKYPHYCFCEERLELRQILEASKRVLAVFGGHVHQNSVSCINGIYYVTVQSLVERIERDGGRDTKGGGRDTKDSGRDTKDAERDAKDAEPSRAYALVDVLKNEAGEHQLKIEVRGNDALVVDVKC from the coding sequence GTGCGCTTTGCTCTGCTTGCTGACTGTCATATTGGCGAGGAGCGCCCTTATGAGTGCGTTGTGCGCAAATTGTCGCGCTATGCATTGCCTTTTATCGATGCAATAATCGGTGAGCTTGGCGATAGCGTTGATTTTATAGTCCAGCTGGGCGATTTAATCGAAGACGGAGCTGATGTCCAGGGCGATATTGATAATTATCGCGCTGGTATAGCAGCATTTGCCCGGGCACCAGTACCGGTGCTACATGTGTTTGGTAATCATGAACAAGTGCATCTGACTGTGCCGCAGCTTTGCGCCATCGCCGGACAAAATGATGGTGGCGCCGCGGCGGAAATATCGAGGCCAGCAGCCTCGCCTTATTACAGCCGCATTATTGCTGGATACAAGCTGATTGTTTTGTTTTCTTCTTCAATAGCGCATACCGATATACATGTCGACAGAGAGCAGATTGAGTGGTTGAAGCAGGTGCTGAAGGAAGGTACTGAGCCGGTCTTGATTTTTGTGCATCATCCATTAGATGAGCAGAGTTTGATCGGTAATGTCTGGTTTGAAAAATATCCTCACTATTGCTTTTGCGAAGAACGGCTTGAACTGAGGCAAATACTTGAAGCAAGCAAGCGTGTGCTGGCAGTGTTTGGTGGACATGTGCATCAAAATAGTGTGAGCTGTATCAATGGTATTTACTATGTCACAGTGCAAAGTCTGGTCGAGCGCATAGAGCGAGATGGTGGGCGTGATACCAAAGGTGGCGGACGTGATACCAAAGACTCTGGGCGCGATACCAAAGACGCTGAGCGTGATGCCAAAGACGCTGAGCCCAGTCGAGCTTATGCTCTAGTGGATGTGCTGAAGAATGAGGCTGGAGAACATCAACTAAAAATAGAAGTGCGCGGAAACGATGCCCTGGTTGTTGATGTGAAATGTTGA
- a CDS encoding trypsin-like peptidase domain-containing protein: protein MSEFILTPCFSVEEFVEASVKEAEIDSAEEWLSSLYKTAAPSLATLHRLDRTPVATAFVVHSQGILASDFSAVAHLDRRQGLAIFTNGQERKVTLLAFDVRANVSLFKIAEPVGTGAGLKALPLVRASTHKSNAIACISLLPGDRPHVAAGLLRGLKFDRRVEVICRLSGAVASGGSPIFNRQGRVTGIFNDRLTGLDKGAGAEHIHSLLKALQTIAMPQDGVLKIHSRVGVDHAPVRSLQHDVPSTLLSEEFERMRRDPCYKRKVDDMFAVNIEQTAVL, encoded by the coding sequence GTGTCAGAATTTATACTAACTCCTTGCTTCTCGGTGGAAGAGTTTGTTGAGGCTTCTGTCAAGGAAGCTGAGATAGACAGCGCCGAAGAATGGCTCTCCAGCCTCTATAAAACGGCGGCACCCAGTCTTGCCACGCTTCACAGGCTGGACCGAACGCCTGTAGCTACAGCGTTTGTCGTGCACAGTCAGGGTATCCTGGCCAGCGACTTTAGTGCGGTAGCGCACTTGGACCGGCGTCAGGGACTCGCTATATTTACCAATGGGCAGGAGCGTAAAGTCACCTTGTTGGCTTTTGATGTCCGGGCTAATGTTTCGCTATTTAAAATCGCTGAGCCAGTAGGCACAGGCGCAGGGCTAAAAGCCTTGCCTCTAGTGCGTGCTAGCACTCATAAGAGCAATGCCATCGCCTGTATCAGTCTTTTGCCGGGCGACCGTCCGCACGTTGCCGCAGGGCTATTGCGCGGGCTAAAGTTTGATCGGCGGGTCGAGGTTATTTGCCGACTCTCCGGAGCTGTTGCCAGCGGCGGTAGTCCTATCTTTAATCGACAGGGACGAGTCACTGGGATATTTAACGATCGCCTCACTGGTCTCGATAAAGGCGCTGGCGCTGAGCACATCCACTCCTTACTAAAAGCTTTGCAGACTATAGCGATGCCTCAAGACGGCGTGCTCAAAATACATAGTAGAGTCGGTGTCGATCATGCGCCGGTGCGCTCCTTGCAACATGATGTGCCGTCTACTTTGCTCAGCGAGGAGTTTGAGCGCATGCGCCGAGATCCTTGCTACAAGCGCAAGGTAGATGATATGTTTGCTGTCAATATAGAGCAGACTGCTGTACTTTAG
- a CDS encoding TetR family transcriptional regulator C-terminal domain-containing protein — MATKTAPKQDTKLILIQAGINIMLEKGYNNTGIQEVLSSVGVPKGSFYHYFESKEDFALNIIDHFDQYYSSRILDSLRDTSLTPLNRLKKYCSTGKENLLAAECRKGCLIGNLSQEMADQSETLRLALSRVMGKWRDMFSACIDEGQKTGEINQKYSSNDLAELFLSGWEGAMMRSKATKCVQPLDIFIDVFFVQMLKA, encoded by the coding sequence ATGGCTACTAAGACCGCCCCCAAACAAGACACCAAGCTGATTTTGATCCAGGCCGGCATCAACATCATGTTGGAAAAGGGCTATAACAACACCGGCATACAAGAAGTGCTGTCCAGCGTGGGCGTGCCTAAAGGCAGCTTTTATCACTATTTTGAAAGCAAAGAAGATTTTGCTCTAAACATCATCGACCATTTTGATCAGTATTACAGCAGTCGTATCCTCGATAGTCTGCGCGATACTTCGCTTACTCCACTTAATCGCCTCAAAAAATATTGCTCCACAGGCAAAGAAAACTTGCTTGCTGCTGAGTGTCGCAAAGGTTGCTTGATTGGCAATTTGAGCCAAGAAATGGCTGACCAGAGCGAGACTTTGCGTCTGGCATTATCGCGTGTCATGGGTAAATGGCGCGATATGTTTTCGGCTTGCATTGACGAAGGTCAAAAGACTGGCGAAATCAATCAAAAGTATTCTTCTAACGACCTTGCTGAGCTTTTCCTCTCTGGATGGGAAGGCGCTATGATGCGCTCCAAAGCCACGAAGTGTGTGCAGCCGCTGGATATCTTTATTGATGTCTTTTTTGTCCAGATGCTAAAAGCATAG
- a CDS encoding DUF692 domain-containing protein — protein sequence MTAIGLGYRPELALYIERREDLGFVEILAEDYHSPSCVPDALKTLAQRGVEIIVHCTSLNLGGTEPVDLKMVKHIDALARYFESPFVSDHVAFVRAGGLESGHLLPVPRNQVALDLLTRNVAQAKEHLSVPLVLENIATTFEWPASMQQMDEADFLTELLRLTDCQFLLDVSNLFANSFNHKFDAVDYLKRLPLERLAYLHMAGGTFKQGLYHDTHCHPLREQSLDLLASLCQLTVPPRVMLERDDSFPPVAELTAELDAIAAVCASARADLEMERRDDKSRGVKDDCTEIESHVRVCRE from the coding sequence ATGACAGCAATAGGACTGGGCTACCGTCCAGAGCTGGCACTCTACATAGAGCGCAGAGAGGACCTGGGTTTTGTAGAGATCCTGGCAGAGGACTATCACAGCCCCAGCTGCGTACCAGACGCTCTCAAGACACTGGCACAAAGAGGCGTGGAGATCATCGTCCACTGTACCTCACTCAATCTCGGTGGGACTGAGCCTGTAGACTTAAAAATGGTCAAACACATAGATGCGCTGGCAAGATATTTTGAATCCCCCTTTGTCAGTGATCATGTTGCTTTTGTCAGAGCTGGTGGGCTGGAGAGTGGACATCTACTGCCGGTGCCTCGCAATCAAGTCGCGCTCGATCTACTGACACGCAATGTCGCTCAGGCTAAAGAGCATCTCAGTGTGCCGCTTGTATTAGAAAACATCGCTACAACTTTTGAGTGGCCAGCATCTATGCAACAAATGGATGAGGCTGATTTTTTAACTGAGCTGTTGCGGCTCACAGACTGCCAGTTTTTGCTTGATGTATCTAATCTTTTTGCCAATAGTTTTAATCACAAGTTTGATGCTGTCGATTATCTCAAGCGTTTGCCACTGGAGCGGCTAGCATACTTGCATATGGCTGGTGGTACTTTTAAGCAAGGTCTCTATCATGATACTCATTGCCACCCACTGAGAGAGCAGTCTCTCGATCTGCTGGCTAGTCTCTGTCAGTTGACTGTGCCACCGCGAGTGATGCTTGAGCGCGATGATAGCTTCCCGCCGGTTGCGGAGTTGACCGCTGAGCTGGATGCCATCGCCGCAGTATGCGCCTCTGCCAGGGCTGATCTAGAGATGGAGAGGAGAGATGATAAATCCCGCGGTGTCAAAGACGATTGTACTGAGATTGAGAGCCATGTAAGAGTGTGCCGAGAGTAA
- a CDS encoding tetratricopeptide repeat protein codes for MKQSKAIKVPMPHLVLASVAVLVSNAELLVSGVAMLPAPAVVLVSSAAMLPASAVVLIASVACPSVQAAPAQNKPLMRHDVRLKLSGRPDKIESLASKQAAAGNLTQSMATLDNAIKNNSAQSAYYLFEKAQLHYALEETETAEKEFVAAWKSGKLSPDALMHAAWTMHHLGLTKPVLDITSQIIATKTAPEVAAAYFTRARTYVLMGEDAKALLDYEVSCKLNADDAPALFELGRLYFYNGRYKKAIETLTQALTKFKDRKEQQNCINTLTIRAKANNKFNRAADSIKDYSAAIALSPLQRDLLIERAAVYKSMGEKAKAAADEQKAKALDKGLDF; via the coding sequence ATGAAGCAATCCAAAGCCATTAAGGTGCCGATGCCACATCTGGTGCTCGCAAGTGTGGCGGTGCTAGTATCCAATGCGGAGTTGCTCGTATCTGGTGTGGCGATGCTCCCTGCGCCTGCGGTGGTGCTCGTATCTAGTGCGGCGATGCTCCCTGCGTCTGCGGTGGTGCTGATAGCGAGTGTGGCGTGCCCATCTGTCCAGGCGGCGCCGGCACAAAACAAGCCATTGATGCGCCATGACGTAAGGCTAAAACTATCAGGGCGACCTGACAAAATAGAATCGTTAGCATCTAAACAAGCTGCTGCAGGCAATCTTACTCAATCTATGGCAACTCTAGACAACGCCATCAAAAACAACTCCGCTCAAAGTGCTTACTACTTATTTGAAAAGGCGCAATTGCACTACGCTCTGGAAGAAACGGAAACTGCCGAAAAAGAGTTTGTAGCAGCATGGAAAAGCGGCAAGTTGTCACCTGACGCCTTGATGCATGCCGCATGGACAATGCATCACTTGGGATTGACCAAACCCGTACTGGATATCACCAGCCAGATAATCGCCACCAAAACAGCACCAGAAGTCGCCGCCGCATATTTTACTCGCGCTCGCACTTACGTGCTCATGGGCGAGGACGCAAAAGCACTCCTGGACTACGAAGTATCGTGCAAGCTAAATGCAGATGATGCCCCGGCGCTATTTGAACTGGGCCGGCTGTACTTTTACAATGGTCGATATAAAAAGGCAATCGAGACACTGACTCAAGCACTGACAAAATTTAAAGACCGCAAAGAACAACAAAACTGCATCAATACTCTGACCATAAGGGCCAAAGCCAATAACAAATTCAATCGCGCTGCCGACTCCATCAAAGACTACAGCGCAGCCATTGCGCTCAGTCCATTACAGAGAGATCTGCTTATCGAAAGAGCAGCAGTCTATAAGTCCATGGGCGAAAAAGCCAAGGCTGCCGCAGACGAACAAAAGGCGAAGGCGCTAGATAAAGGTCTCGACTTTTAA
- a CDS encoding leucyl aminopeptidase family protein codes for MSISIKATSSRLSSALRRVPADTRANVILVRFSGEKKMTGFIHDVDTMTNGLISRRIASDGFEPKFKQVSVIESGLNVDGLDRIILIGLGPRSKLTLNKLREAIAEGFTTARDTAGGDHLIFPLIDVDLPKFTAEQFAQTVTEYAILADYEPNHKKTRVWPGHQPRTHFQELTLLSSAGSLAAANRGIKVGQLFGEATNRARDMVNEASNTMTPGRIARMAQRIAKDSGGTVKVRVMGLEEIKALKMGGVLAVNRGAENAPSFIEMSYDPAELGPTSSCLGLVGKGITFDSGGLNAKDYTGMKDMKNDMGGAAAVLQTMSLVAELKPQISVRAVIAACENLTDAKSMRQGDILKTMSGLTVQIDHTDAEGRLTLADALTYIQDNMGANLVVDVATLTGAVEEALGDKITGIFGNNEKFTREVLKCADSAGEPMHELPMYEGYRENNRGTMADLTNDGSGPGAIAAAWFLREFVNEGTSWVHMDIAATNFRAYEHGVDSEGATGVAVRTLGEILRQYSQL; via the coding sequence ATGTCCATCTCAATCAAAGCGACGTCCAGTCGCCTGTCTTCTGCCCTGCGCCGCGTCCCTGCGGACACGCGCGCCAATGTTATTCTGGTCCGGTTTTCCGGTGAAAAGAAAATGACCGGGTTTATCCACGACGTGGATACCATGACCAATGGTCTCATCTCTCGCCGGATCGCTTCCGACGGCTTTGAGCCCAAATTTAAGCAAGTGTCTGTGATCGAGTCTGGTCTCAATGTGGACGGTCTCGACCGCATCATCCTCATCGGCCTTGGACCCCGCTCCAAGCTCACCCTCAACAAGTTGCGCGAAGCCATTGCCGAAGGCTTCACCACTGCTCGCGACACCGCCGGCGGTGACCATCTGATCTTCCCTCTGATCGATGTCGACCTGCCCAAGTTTACGGCTGAACAGTTTGCGCAGACTGTCACCGAGTACGCCATCCTGGCGGACTACGAGCCCAACCACAAGAAGACCCGCGTGTGGCCCGGTCATCAGCCTCGCACGCACTTCCAGGAGCTGACTCTGCTCTCGTCGGCAGGCAGCCTGGCGGCAGCCAATCGCGGCATCAAGGTCGGTCAGTTGTTTGGCGAGGCCACCAATCGCGCCCGCGATATGGTCAACGAAGCCAGCAACACCATGACCCCGGGACGCATCGCGCGCATGGCGCAGCGCATCGCCAAGGACTCCGGCGGCACCGTCAAAGTGCGTGTCATGGGCTTGGAAGAGATCAAGGCACTCAAGATGGGCGGCGTCCTCGCTGTCAATCGCGGTGCGGAGAATGCTCCCAGCTTTATCGAGATGAGCTACGACCCGGCAGAGCTTGGTCCGACCAGCTCCTGTCTCGGTCTCGTGGGCAAGGGCATCACCTTTGACTCGGGTGGTCTCAACGCCAAGGACTACACCGGCATGAAGGACATGAAGAACGACATGGGTGGCGCTGCCGCCGTGTTGCAGACAATGTCCCTGGTGGCCGAGCTGAAGCCGCAAATCTCGGTGCGTGCTGTCATCGCCGCCTGCGAAAACCTGACCGACGCCAAGTCCATGCGTCAGGGCGACATCCTCAAGACGATGTCGGGGCTGACGGTGCAAATCGATCACACCGACGCCGAAGGTCGCCTGACCCTGGCTGACGCGCTGACCTACATCCAGGACAACATGGGCGCCAATCTGGTCGTCGATGTCGCCACTCTCACCGGTGCGGTGGAAGAGGCGCTGGGCGACAAGATCACGGGCATCTTTGGCAACAACGAGAAGTTTACTCGTGAAGTGCTGAAGTGCGCCGACAGCGCTGGTGAGCCGATGCACGAACTGCCCATGTACGAGGGCTATCGCGAAAACAACCGCGGCACCATGGCCGACCTGACCAACGACGGTTCGGGACCCGGCGCAATTGCGGCGGCGTGGTTTTTGCGGGAGTTTGTCAACGAAGGCACCTCCTGGGTGCACATGGACATCGCCGCCACCAACTTCCGCGCTTACGAGCACGGGGTGGACTCGGAAGGCGCCACCGGCGTGGCAGTGCGCACGCTCGGCGAAATCCTGCGGCAGTACTCGCAGCTGTAA
- a CDS encoding D-alanyl-D-alanine carboxypeptidase family protein, with the protein MNRQRHKQHPEVLILMLGVGVFAAMVVLSQFEVQERFFGNHHQHPYETVDAEHHVTTGVYTSRDGVVHDGHAEARERARAGGEPASVGAAGVGSAGVSSAGVNSTDVNSTGINSGGINSADANSAGHNPVGINSTVHNSAGVNPAGANHSGAQVSNGMDASPPLDLAGGPAQGAATDDVPDFRPPVKSAREVYLELRKQEEAKQAEAMTKQAEATAMALRVEAAKVAAEKEAAVKAAAAKEAALKELAEKDAILKAQVAKDAAINQRLLASASGGNRLRSLPSLPLPPPPGGGVLSAATNSSATNSSATSTVATNSMATNSIATNSANSSAGNNSASVQSMMPGSTSLRNTLPGSKFVSMAQSRGVNVPLADDAVSSTVTRFYGATFVADPKLKLPAKAMFEKPADSRAYQKTIPLKRFYMGGYRVSLQAPAADALIAAQKEASATHLKITPVGDVASLRSYEDTSYIWHKYLDKGLSYWVGRKKITPAQAHAILASPPKKQLSQVIALEQKGLYLHANHAHSILNLAAPPGSSQHISGLALDIEEHQNANVRAILNRHGWYQTVAHDFPHFIYLGRPVNELPQLGLTSIKSDGRQFWVPDVPDNLPPALR; encoded by the coding sequence ATGAACAGACAGCGGCACAAACAGCATCCTGAAGTCCTGATACTCATGCTTGGCGTGGGGGTCTTTGCTGCGATGGTGGTTTTGTCGCAGTTTGAAGTGCAAGAGCGCTTTTTTGGCAATCATCATCAGCATCCCTACGAGACTGTGGATGCGGAGCATCACGTTACCACCGGTGTCTACACATCGCGCGATGGTGTTGTGCATGATGGTCATGCCGAAGCCAGAGAGCGGGCGCGTGCGGGCGGTGAGCCAGCAAGTGTCGGTGCGGCAGGTGTTGGTAGTGCAGGTGTTAGTAGTGCAGGCGTCAATTCAACAGACGTTAACTCAACAGGCATTAATTCAGGTGGTATTAATTCGGCAGATGCTAATTCCGCAGGCCATAATCCCGTAGGCATTAATTCAACAGTCCATAATTCAGCAGGTGTAAATCCCGCAGGTGCTAATCACTCTGGAGCACAAGTGAGTAACGGCATGGACGCCAGTCCACCGTTGGACCTCGCTGGTGGTCCGGCGCAAGGCGCTGCCACTGATGATGTGCCGGATTTTCGTCCGCCAGTTAAGAGCGCTCGTGAGGTTTATCTAGAGCTGCGTAAGCAGGAAGAAGCCAAACAAGCCGAAGCGATGACTAAGCAGGCTGAGGCGACAGCCATGGCATTGCGCGTAGAAGCAGCAAAGGTGGCCGCAGAAAAAGAAGCGGCGGTCAAAGCCGCGGCTGCTAAAGAAGCAGCACTAAAGGAGTTGGCTGAAAAAGACGCCATCCTCAAGGCGCAAGTAGCTAAAGATGCCGCTATAAATCAAAGACTGCTTGCCAGTGCATCTGGTGGCAATCGTTTACGCTCATTGCCTTCTTTACCTCTGCCTCCGCCGCCTGGCGGTGGCGTTTTATCGGCTGCGACCAATAGTTCTGCAACCAATAGTTCTGCTACCAGTACTGTCGCAACTAATTCAATGGCTACTAATTCAATAGCTACTAATTCCGCCAATTCGTCTGCCGGCAACAACTCTGCTAGCGTCCAGTCCATGATGCCCGGCAGTACCAGTCTGCGCAATACGCTGCCTGGCTCCAAGTTTGTCAGCATGGCACAGTCGCGTGGCGTCAATGTGCCTCTGGCTGATGATGCCGTCAGCTCCACTGTCACCCGCTTTTATGGTGCCACGTTTGTCGCCGATCCCAAGCTCAAACTACCAGCTAAAGCTATGTTTGAAAAACCTGCCGACTCTCGCGCTTATCAAAAGACTATTCCGCTCAAACGTTTTTATATGGGCGGCTACAGAGTATCTCTGCAAGCACCTGCTGCCGACGCATTGATCGCTGCCCAAAAAGAAGCCAGCGCCACTCATCTCAAGATCACGCCGGTAGGCGATGTAGCCAGTCTGCGCAGCTATGAGGACACTTCTTACATCTGGCATAAGTATCTGGATAAGGGTTTGTCTTATTGGGTCGGACGCAAAAAGATCACTCCAGCCCAGGCGCATGCCATCCTGGCCAGTCCGCCCAAAAAGCAGCTCAGTCAGGTCATAGCACTGGAGCAAAAGGGTCTTTATCTGCACGCCAATCATGCTCACAGCATCCTCAATCTGGCCGCACCTCCTGGTAGTTCTCAGCATATTTCTGGTCTGGCGCTAGACATTGAAGAGCATCAAAACGCCAATGTCAGAGCCATCCTCAATCGGCACGGCTGGTATCAGACTGTCGCTCACGACTTCCCGCATTTTATTTATCTGGGACGACCAGTCAATGAGCTGCCGCAACTTGGTTTGACGTCGATAAAGAGTGATGGTCGACAGTTTTGGGTACCGGATGTGCCAGACAATCTGCCGCCAGCTTTGCGATAG
- a CDS encoding class I SAM-dependent methyltransferase, which yields MTKISMTPTGESGSAYENYNKRHDDYDLTRLPVGVEQVAQYLRDWRNPSELSLLDAGCGTGLHLQYFNQLGLARLIGMDASIIGVAQAAQKFAHLEDDGANPAAEAPHKPVLLVGDFRAIPLPDQSLDVVHVSFAVHHLPHKSEAELKQATRDLFAEFARVLKPGGKLIVVSTSRTQLHPQQGSLWYYRYFQDAARVLAKRFLPRRDLVASMHEAGFETVTTQLVQKTYWTAASLDANGPFDEHWRNGDSLFAFYRDKQELLQKRLARLKQLIADGSVQKHIAATRQRTESVKQAYILVATRTGS from the coding sequence ATGACAAAAATATCTATGACTCCCACCGGAGAGTCTGGCAGTGCCTACGAAAACTACAACAAGAGGCACGACGACTACGACTTGACCCGCCTACCTGTAGGTGTGGAGCAAGTAGCGCAATATCTGCGCGACTGGCGCAATCCGTCTGAGCTGAGCTTGCTTGATGCAGGCTGCGGCACTGGATTGCACCTGCAATATTTCAATCAACTGGGTCTGGCTCGGTTGATTGGCATGGATGCGTCGATTATTGGCGTAGCGCAAGCTGCCCAAAAGTTTGCCCATCTCGAAGACGACGGAGCCAACCCCGCGGCTGAAGCCCCCCACAAGCCAGTCTTGCTGGTTGGCGACTTCCGCGCAATCCCGCTGCCTGACCAGAGTCTCGATGTGGTGCATGTCAGCTTTGCTGTACATCACCTGCCGCACAAAAGCGAAGCCGAGCTAAAGCAAGCCACGCGCGATCTCTTTGCAGAGTTTGCACGGGTGCTAAAGCCAGGCGGTAAGCTGATTGTGGTATCGACATCGCGCACGCAACTGCATCCGCAACAGGGCTCGCTCTGGTATTACCGTTACTTCCAGGACGCTGCTCGCGTACTGGCCAAGCGGTTTTTGCCAAGGCGTGATCTGGTAGCCAGCATGCATGAAGCAGGCTTTGAGACAGTGACGACCCAGCTGGTACAAAAGACCTACTGGACCGCCGCAAGTCTTGATGCCAACGGTCCCTTTGATGAGCACTGGCGCAACGGTGACTCTCTGTTTGCCTTTTACCGGGACAAGCAGGAGCTATTGCAAAAGCGCCTCGCTCGGCTCAAGCAGCTGATTGCTGACGGCTCAGTACAAAAGCACATCGCGGCAACGCGTCAGCGCACAGAGTCAGTCAAGCAAGCCTATATCCTGGTTGCGACTCGGACAGGCTCCTGA
- a CDS encoding TIGR04222 domain-containing membrane protein, with protein MSTGSGQTGADLHPVERAILQRVKNNGVTINTAKTTIIPEMGDINSRLQDLGLIPPANEIAMSRFFPMLVVAVSACTLAMPKIIIGSTLHKPVILLFAEMFLFCMISLVFLKEQSETTGKGDVVLSAMRRSGSALRLTSTSNPAALSLADTAFAYALFGGVAIAADPFAQAMRLIKPQPSSGSGGCGGGSGCGSSSGCGSSCGGGGCGGCGGCCG; from the coding sequence TTGTCCACTGGCAGTGGGCAGACTGGGGCTGACCTGCATCCTGTAGAGCGAGCAATTTTGCAGAGAGTTAAGAATAATGGGGTGACAATCAACACCGCCAAGACCACGATAATTCCCGAGATGGGCGACATTAACTCACGCTTGCAGGACTTAGGGCTGATACCTCCAGCCAATGAGATCGCTATGAGCCGGTTTTTTCCCATGCTGGTAGTGGCAGTCTCGGCCTGCACCCTGGCTATGCCCAAAATAATCATCGGCAGCACACTGCATAAGCCAGTTATCCTGCTATTTGCGGAGATGTTTCTCTTTTGCATGATTTCTCTGGTCTTTCTCAAGGAACAGTCAGAGACCACAGGCAAGGGTGATGTCGTCCTCTCTGCGATGAGACGCAGCGGCTCGGCTCTAAGGCTGACATCGACCAGCAACCCAGCTGCTCTCTCGTTAGCTGACACCGCTTTTGCCTACGCTCTGTTTGGCGGTGTAGCGATAGCCGCCGACCCGTTTGCCCAAGCGATGAGATTGATCAAGCCTCAGCCCTCATCAGGTAGTGGTGGTTGTGGTGGCGGCAGTGGATGTGGCAGCAGTAGTGGCTGTGGTAGCAGTTGCGGTGGTGGCGGATGTGGTGGCTGCGGTGGTTGTTGTGGGTAA